One Candidatus Zixiibacteriota bacterium genomic window carries:
- a CDS encoding PorV/PorQ family protein, with product MTTRCIILLMVLTLGCATVHAGDAGRESPFTVGAGARALGMGGAFTAIADDASTIFYNPAGLPQLDYHEVSFMHMSLFEGTIYDFVAWAYPTPSQGGFGLAYMRLGTNDIIRREDYRRTGMFDYSYSQFLLSYGRRLQGGLAAGVSLKIVNQELDTYSDYGIGLDFGMTARLSQYVQAGVVARDIVPVTLQLQTVKETLPVTLAVGLAATNLRWSERLESSLSVEMEKTEDRSVRVHCGGELLFDDHYSLRTGYDRDNLSFGIGLRYQRLLLDYAYKVHDYVEDSHRFSVALLLGTTVSDQIRRRQQEDQRRSTDMLDVERRRQFDFYRQKADDFYESYVLDSALVNYQRALAFDEDNQRILRAVAAIERARTSQLKQEQRVREAERDQAMTIDAFFAQAQSFFEKKYYPAAEDMLELILDYEPENTLALNLRDTVSKAVAREIDSCLLEAHQAERRGEIVKTIELYSRVLYLDPENTTVRQSQEEAASKMDLARMLNEGITQFRIGHYDEARSLFSSILSANPDEPVSKAYIERIDTALEHPPTLEMMQRDRVIWPLYLDGLRYMRDKQYELAIEAWQKVLEAYPNNESTLRNIEQARLRMQSQPGE from the coding sequence ATGACGACCCGATGTATCATACTCCTAATGGTGTTAACGTTGGGTTGTGCGACTGTGCATGCAGGAGATGCCGGGCGTGAGTCTCCATTCACTGTCGGTGCAGGCGCTCGCGCTCTTGGGATGGGTGGTGCTTTCACAGCTATAGCTGATGACGCATCCACCATTTTCTATAATCCAGCCGGACTTCCACAACTTGATTATCATGAAGTCAGCTTCATGCACATGTCTCTTTTTGAGGGCACGATTTATGACTTCGTTGCCTGGGCTTACCCCACTCCGAGTCAGGGTGGCTTCGGTCTGGCCTACATGCGGCTCGGCACCAACGACATTATCAGGCGGGAAGACTATCGCCGGACAGGTATGTTCGACTATTCCTACTCGCAGTTCCTTTTGTCCTATGGACGCCGACTCCAGGGTGGTCTCGCAGCCGGTGTGTCACTGAAGATTGTGAATCAGGAACTGGATACTTATTCCGACTATGGCATTGGACTGGATTTTGGAATGACGGCCAGGTTGAGTCAATATGTACAAGCCGGAGTTGTGGCGCGGGATATTGTTCCGGTCACGTTGCAACTGCAGACTGTCAAGGAGACGCTTCCGGTAACACTTGCGGTTGGATTGGCAGCAACCAATTTGAGGTGGTCGGAGCGGCTTGAGTCGTCACTTTCGGTGGAGATGGAAAAAACAGAAGACAGATCGGTCCGTGTTCATTGCGGTGGAGAATTGTTGTTCGATGACCACTACTCACTTCGAACCGGATACGACCGTGACAATCTGTCCTTTGGCATAGGGTTGCGATATCAACGTCTTCTACTGGATTATGCCTATAAGGTTCACGATTACGTGGAGGATAGCCATCGCTTCTCGGTGGCACTGTTGTTGGGGACAACAGTTTCCGACCAGATTAGGCGCAGGCAGCAGGAGGATCAGCGCCGGAGTACCGATATGCTGGATGTGGAGCGTCGTCGGCAGTTTGATTTCTATCGCCAGAAGGCGGACGATTTCTACGAGAGTTATGTTCTCGATTCAGCCCTTGTCAACTATCAGCGTGCTTTGGCCTTTGACGAAGACAACCAGCGGATTCTGAGGGCAGTAGCAGCGATTGAACGGGCACGAACCTCCCAGCTTAAGCAGGAGCAACGAGTCCGTGAAGCTGAGCGGGACCAGGCGATGACTATTGACGCTTTCTTTGCTCAGGCGCAGAGTTTCTTTGAGAAGAAATATTATCCCGCAGCCGAGGATATGCTTGAATTGATTCTGGATTACGAGCCCGAGAACACTCTGGCTCTTAATCTAAGAGATACTGTTTCGAAGGCGGTAGCCAGAGAGATTGATTCCTGTTTGCTGGAGGCACATCAGGCCGAGCGGCGGGGTGAAATAGTGAAGACCATCGAATTGTATTCCCGCGTTTTATATCTGGACCCGGAAAACACTACCGTCCGCCAGTCGCAGGAGGAGGCAGCCAGCAAGATGGACCTGGCCCGGATGCTCAATGAAGGGATAACGCAGTTCAGAATTGGCCATTACGATGAGGCCAGGAGTTTATTTTCCTCAATTCTCTCTGCCAACCCGGATGAGCCGGTATCGAAGGCATATATCGAGCGTATCGATACCGCACTGGAGCATCCTCCTACCCTGGAGATGATGCAGCGTGACCGGGTGATATGGCCTCTCTATCTTGACGGTCTTCGATATATGCGTGACAAACAGTACGAATTGGCTATCGAAGCCTGGCAGAAAGTCCTCGAGGCTTACCCCAACAACGAAAGTACGCTTCGCAATATCGAGCAGGCCCGACTGCGAATGCAGTCTCAACCGGGCGAATGA
- the folD gene encoding bifunctional methylenetetrahydrofolate dehydrogenase/methenyltetrahydrofolate cyclohydrolase FolD, with amino-acid sequence MSAQLIDGKEVARLTRKTLKARIAALKEVGITPGLAAVLVGDDPASATYVRSKERACEKLGMYSEVIRKPANLQQDELVAIVRGLNDNEKIHGILVQSPLPSHMDELSVTLTIRPEKDVDGFHPHNVGMMLLGRPGLLPCTPHGIINLLAHYEINPSGKEVVVVGRSNIVGKPVAAILVQKADMANATVTIAHSRTKNLGEVTRRADILIAAIGRPDTITADMIKEGAVVIDVGVNRVEDASAKRGYRLTGDVDFAPCFEKASFITPVPGGVGPMTIAMLMSNTVTGAELLSEK; translated from the coding sequence ATGTCCGCACAACTGATTGACGGTAAAGAGGTTGCAAGACTAACTCGCAAAACCCTAAAGGCCCGCATTGCGGCTCTCAAGGAGGTCGGGATCACCCCTGGACTAGCTGCCGTGTTGGTGGGAGACGACCCCGCGTCAGCTACTTATGTCAGGTCCAAAGAAAGAGCATGCGAGAAGCTGGGTATGTATTCGGAAGTCATTCGGAAGCCAGCCAATTTGCAGCAGGATGAGTTGGTGGCGATTGTCAGGGGACTTAATGACAACGAGAAGATACACGGAATCCTGGTGCAGTCTCCGCTTCCGAGTCATATGGACGAACTGAGTGTCACGCTTACTATCAGACCTGAGAAAGATGTGGATGGTTTTCATCCGCACAATGTTGGAATGATGCTCTTGGGTCGTCCCGGACTGCTTCCGTGTACACCGCACGGGATTATCAATCTTCTGGCTCACTATGAAATCAATCCTTCGGGCAAAGAAGTTGTGGTTGTCGGTCGATCCAATATCGTCGGTAAGCCGGTAGCGGCAATTCTGGTCCAGAAGGCCGATATGGCCAATGCCACTGTCACTATTGCACACTCACGGACGAAAAACCTGGGCGAAGTTACGCGCCGGGCAGATATTCTCATTGCGGCCATCGGGCGACCGGACACTATCACAGCCGACATGATAAAAGAGGGGGCAGTTGTGATTGATGTGGGGGTCAATCGCGTAGAGGATGCTTCTGCCAAGAGAGGATACCGTCTGACCGGGGATGTGGATTTTGCTCCCTGTTTTGAGAAAGCTTCGTTTATTACACCGGTCCCTGGTGGAGTGGGGCCAATGACTATAGCCATGCTCATGTCTAATACGGTAACGGGAGCCGAGTTGCTCTCGGAGAAATAG